The following proteins are encoded in a genomic region of Desulfosporosinus youngiae DSM 17734:
- a CDS encoding GDSL-type esterase/lipase family protein — MLKKSMWYSILAIACAGFIVLASGFYQAIMITTMDSPQPSSAPPIPITQTPEDSTQLSKNPNTIQLLILGDSVAKGTGDEKSKGFSGYLTENFKNNTSKEILVQNAGIDGLESLGLLEQLQSQRLEKLITNSDVILISIGGNDVRSILTLNTLEKEEEFNVRLNTYQNNLKLMFKELRKTNPNSIIVFLGLYNPYERATSLEDARLLNTWNYNTQQLVEEDGKTIFIPTHDLLKYNLERYIAQDGLHPNSAGYQVLANRISKSVEIIISGL; from the coding sequence ATGTTAAAAAAGAGCATGTGGTACTCTATTCTTGCAATCGCCTGCGCGGGCTTCATCGTTTTAGCCAGCGGATTCTATCAAGCGATCATGATCACAACTATGGATAGCCCTCAACCGTCCTCGGCACCCCCAATCCCAATAACCCAAACCCCAGAGGATTCCACACAGTTGTCAAAGAATCCGAACACCATCCAATTGCTTATCTTGGGAGACTCTGTTGCTAAAGGAACGGGAGACGAAAAGAGCAAAGGGTTTTCCGGCTATCTAACAGAGAATTTTAAAAACAACACTTCTAAAGAGATCCTTGTACAGAACGCAGGCATAGATGGTCTGGAAAGCCTAGGCCTTCTGGAACAACTTCAAAGTCAACGGCTTGAGAAACTGATCACCAATTCAGATGTCATCCTTATCTCTATCGGCGGAAATGATGTTCGAAGCATCCTTACGTTGAATACTCTTGAAAAAGAAGAGGAATTTAATGTGAGGCTAAACACTTATCAGAACAATTTAAAGCTAATGTTTAAAGAACTAAGGAAAACCAACCCGAATTCCATAATAGTTTTTCTAGGTCTTTATAATCCGTACGAAAGAGCTACCAGTCTTGAAGATGCCAGACTTCTAAACACTTGGAACTATAATACCCAACAACTCGTTGAAGAAGATGGGAAGACGATTTTTATTCCTACCCATGACTTACTGAAATATAATTTGGAGAGATATATTGCTCAGGATGGCCTGCATCCAAATTCGGCAGGGTATCAAGTACTCGCCAATAGAATTAGTAAATCGGTGGAAATAATCATCTCCGGACTATAG
- a CDS encoding ABC transporter permease subunit, with protein MKLFSLIENEVIKMIAKKRLMFVFAILVVLISVFAYGQNHTTERTKAQLTQRMGIAATDDWRKLADQQLIDMKNRLDSPYRDENDKSSLRVRIEQLQYNLDNNINPLEQSAAKFTTKFMEQSIFLFLPLLIIMLAADMVSGESSNGTIKLLLVRNVPRWKILLSKYLTLRILEIIVLCFAFVLSVLISGFFFGFGGWLAPVATGFKVIAGKLDTSTVLNVPQWHYTLMVYSLAYFVAVVIGSISFMISILVKSTAASIGIIMSTLVAGNFISYFLSDWKITRYMFMVNLRLTDYLSGSFQPIEGMTMLFSITVLVGWTIASLLVSFLYFINQDILV; from the coding sequence ATGAAATTGTTTAGCCTGATAGAAAATGAAGTAATCAAGATGATTGCCAAGAAGCGACTGATGTTTGTCTTTGCCATTCTTGTTGTGCTAATCTCAGTTTTTGCCTATGGTCAAAACCATACCACCGAACGAACTAAGGCCCAACTTACTCAACGAATGGGAATTGCGGCAACGGATGACTGGCGCAAGCTGGCTGACCAACAGTTAATTGATATGAAAAACAGGCTCGATAGCCCTTATAGGGATGAGAACGATAAATCCTCACTCCGGGTAAGAATTGAACAACTACAATATAACCTCGATAATAATATTAACCCGTTAGAACAGTCTGCAGCGAAATTTACCACTAAATTTATGGAACAATCGATTTTCTTATTTCTGCCTCTATTAATTATTATGCTGGCTGCCGATATGGTGTCAGGAGAATCATCCAACGGAACCATTAAATTGCTCCTCGTCAGAAATGTTCCCAGATGGAAGATTCTGCTCAGCAAATATTTGACCTTGAGGATCTTGGAGATCATCGTCTTATGCTTTGCTTTTGTGTTATCCGTACTTATTTCAGGCTTCTTTTTCGGTTTCGGCGGATGGCTTGCCCCGGTGGCGACAGGTTTTAAAGTTATAGCGGGAAAACTGGATACCTCCACAGTTCTCAATGTCCCTCAGTGGCACTATACTCTCATGGTTTATTCCTTAGCTTATTTTGTAGCAGTCGTCATAGGCAGTATCTCGTTTATGATCTCTATTCTTGTTAAAAGTACGGCTGCTTCCATTGGAATTATCATGTCCACCCTCGTAGCGGGTAATTTTATCAGCTACTTTCTCTCTGATTGGAAAATTACACGCTATATGTTCATGGTCAATTTACGGCTTACAGATTATTTATCGGGATCGTTCCAACCGATCGAAGGGATGACGATGCTGTTCTCGATTACGGTTCTGGTAGGATGGACGATCGCTTCGCTCCTTGTTAGCTTTCTCTACTTTATAAACCAAGATATTCTGGTCTAA
- a CDS encoding ABC transporter ATP-binding protein produces MQQAPVLELTNLRKTIKGKAIVKGVDLTLYPSQIFGFLGPNGAGKTTTIRMIVGLIKPTEGSVRICGYSVTKEFVKALSNVGCIIESPDMYKYLTGMENLLQFAAMNKTISQQRVKDVVEMVGLQHRVNDKVSTYSLGMRQRLGIAQAIIAKPKLLILDEPTNGLDPAGITEFRTLIRKLAYEEGMTVFVSSHLLLEIQQMCDIVSIIKQGSVIKTAHVQEILKHNDAIEWQLNAPDKAITLLRDHWQIEAVQLKKNTICADIGQHPLDKLNEFLIREGLALTYCSAKQTTLEDLFLDLTEGDEIV; encoded by the coding sequence ATGCAGCAAGCTCCGGTCTTGGAACTAACAAACTTAAGAAAAACAATTAAAGGTAAGGCCATCGTCAAAGGGGTAGACTTGACATTATATCCTTCCCAAATTTTTGGTTTTCTTGGTCCTAATGGTGCGGGAAAAACAACAACCATACGCATGATTGTCGGATTAATAAAACCTACGGAAGGATCTGTGAGGATCTGCGGCTATTCAGTAACTAAGGAGTTTGTTAAAGCTCTGTCTAATGTCGGCTGCATAATTGAAAGCCCTGATATGTACAAATACTTAACGGGCATGGAAAATTTATTGCAATTTGCCGCCATGAATAAAACTATCAGTCAACAACGGGTTAAAGACGTCGTGGAAATGGTTGGGCTTCAGCATCGGGTCAATGACAAAGTCAGTACCTATTCTTTAGGTATGCGTCAACGTTTAGGAATTGCTCAGGCCATTATCGCAAAACCCAAACTTTTAATTCTGGATGAACCTACAAATGGCCTCGACCCTGCCGGTATTACAGAGTTCAGAACCTTAATCCGTAAACTTGCCTATGAGGAAGGGATGACGGTCTTTGTATCGAGCCATCTATTGTTGGAAATACAGCAAATGTGTGATATTGTCTCAATTATCAAACAGGGAAGTGTCATAAAAACTGCCCATGTTCAAGAAATACTAAAACACAATGATGCGATAGAATGGCAGTTAAATGCTCCTGATAAAGCAATCACTCTGCTCAGGGACCATTGGCAAATCGAAGCTGTTCAGCTAAAGAAGAATACGATCTGCGCTGACATAGGCCAACATCCCCTTGATAAGCTGAATGAATTTTTAATACGGGAAGGGCTGGCACTTACCTATTGCTCGGCAAAGCAAACCACGTTAGAAGATTTATTTCTGGACCTTACGGAAGGTGATGAAATTGTTTAG
- a CDS encoding ferredoxin, with amino-acid sequence MFATVNSDCIGCGACEAICPQVFRMNSYEIAEAYLNPIPQDVEEATKLAAKSCPVAAIILEG; translated from the coding sequence ATGTTTGCTACCGTGAATTCAGATTGTATCGGCTGCGGTGCTTGTGAAGCGATCTGCCCTCAGGTATTCAGGATGAATAGCTATGAGATTGCCGAAGCATATTTAAATCCGATTCCTCAAGATGTCGAAGAAGCAACTAAGTTAGCAGCAAAAAGCTGCCCAGTAGCTGCCATAATTTTAGAAGGGTAA
- the aroF gene encoding 3-deoxy-7-phosphoheptulonate synthase, with protein MKDLILAGRKAERSVIEVNGVTIGGNEIILMGGPCAVESSLQMSRSAETVKEAGGKILRGGVFKPRTSPYSFQGLGLEGVNYLVQAAKEQGLLCVTEVIDARSLDLVIDKVDIIQIGARNMQNFELLKIVGRIDKPVILKRGLSATVEEWLLAAEYILSAGNSQVILCERGIRTYEPSTRNTLDLSAVGVAKELSHLPVIVDPSHAAGRRDLISSLSKAAVAAGSDGLLIETHPNPAEATSDGPQSLTPEQFIQLAQELGAVAASVKRSFTYGRHQPDTIESLRAQIDSVDQTILKKLADRMQIVRKLGDQKRLDHVKDSNRQKEIVQRLVNLATELELPAELVKKIYPLIFEFGVQSQIKNRLAQEKELDRTIYPLGSK; from the coding sequence ATGAAGGACCTGATTTTGGCGGGGCGAAAAGCTGAACGAAGTGTAATTGAGGTCAATGGTGTCACAATCGGTGGAAACGAGATTATTCTAATGGGAGGTCCCTGTGCTGTCGAATCCAGTCTCCAGATGAGCCGTTCAGCCGAGACAGTTAAAGAAGCGGGAGGAAAAATTCTCCGGGGCGGGGTTTTCAAACCGCGCACTTCTCCCTATAGTTTCCAAGGATTAGGCTTAGAAGGAGTAAACTATCTTGTTCAAGCCGCCAAAGAACAAGGCTTGCTGTGTGTAACCGAAGTGATTGATGCACGAAGTTTGGATCTGGTCATTGACAAAGTTGATATTATTCAAATTGGTGCCCGGAATATGCAAAATTTTGAACTCTTGAAAATAGTAGGCAGAATCGACAAACCGGTTATCCTTAAAAGAGGATTATCCGCAACCGTTGAGGAGTGGTTGTTAGCCGCAGAATATATATTATCTGCCGGCAATTCACAGGTTATCCTTTGCGAACGAGGTATTAGAACGTATGAACCTAGTACACGAAATACCTTAGACCTTAGCGCTGTCGGAGTGGCTAAAGAACTCTCTCACTTGCCGGTTATCGTTGATCCCAGCCATGCGGCCGGGCGCAGAGATTTAATTTCCTCCTTATCCAAGGCAGCTGTTGCAGCGGGCTCTGATGGCTTGCTCATTGAAACCCACCCTAATCCAGCCGAGGCCACTAGTGATGGACCCCAGTCTCTTACTCCGGAACAGTTTATCCAATTAGCCCAAGAGCTTGGAGCGGTCGCAGCTTCGGTTAAGAGATCCTTCACTTATGGGAGGCATCAACCAGACACCATCGAATCCCTGCGAGCACAGATTGATAGTGTTGATCAAACGATTCTCAAAAAATTGGCAGATCGCATGCAAATCGTTCGAAAATTAGGGGATCAAAAGCGTCTGGATCATGTCAAAGATTCCAATCGGCAAAAAGAAATTGTCCAGCGCTTAGTAAACCTGGCCACAGAACTGGAATTGCCTGCTGAATTAGTCAAGAAGATATATCCTTTGATTTTTGAGTTCGGGGTTCAATCTCAAATTAAAAACAGATTGGCCCAAGAAAAGGAATTGGATCGAACAATATACCCTTTGGGCAGTAAATAA